Proteins found in one Cetobacterium somerae genomic segment:
- a CDS encoding MATE family efflux transporter, which translates to MIKSAFLNRSKEIIKLAIPAVGEMILYMLIWVFDTLMVGKYGGQISVSAVGFSSEIMYTFINILIAMGLSISITSIVARCLGAKEHKKAEDMADLGVKIGGVIAVLVFLIFFIFSKNILSLAGAKGDVLTLGYKYMRICSIGLFFNMVTNLLNGVFRGCKNTKTPLYGAAILNIVNLSLDYTLIFGKFGFPELGVEGAAIATTIGNICAFLFILSQLKKLPFKISLKGKVNFNYLKELVDLAVPSGLQEGAFSIVRLLSVMMVMKLGSLAFSANQISVTIESISFMPGWGFAISAVSLVGHSIGEKDLKGAREYANTSLLLACIVMGFFSLIFLFFSENLVRLFIKSDEIEVIALGAACLMIGSIQQIPTAIDMVLSGALKGMGDTKTPFRIVLFCNWCIRLPLMYYFIYLKRMPVTYFWWITSLQWTVEAAIFIKIYHDKFYKNPLKS; encoded by the coding sequence ATGATTAAAAGTGCATTTTTAAATCGGTCAAAAGAGATTATAAAATTAGCTATTCCCGCTGTTGGTGAAATGATACTCTATATGTTAATCTGGGTTTTTGATACACTTATGGTTGGAAAGTATGGTGGACAAATCTCTGTTTCCGCTGTTGGTTTCAGTTCTGAAATTATGTATACTTTTATTAATATCTTAATTGCTATGGGCCTATCTATATCTATAACATCTATTGTAGCTCGTTGCCTTGGAGCTAAAGAGCATAAAAAAGCTGAAGATATGGCTGATCTAGGAGTTAAAATTGGTGGAGTTATTGCTGTTCTTGTCTTTCTAATCTTTTTTATTTTTTCAAAAAATATATTAAGTTTAGCTGGAGCTAAAGGAGATGTATTAACTTTAGGTTATAAATATATGAGAATCTGTTCTATTGGACTTTTCTTCAATATGGTTACTAATCTTTTAAACGGTGTTTTCCGTGGATGTAAAAATACTAAAACTCCTCTTTATGGAGCTGCTATTTTAAATATTGTAAATCTTTCTTTAGATTATACACTTATATTTGGAAAGTTTGGTTTTCCTGAACTAGGAGTTGAAGGTGCTGCCATTGCTACTACAATTGGAAATATATGTGCATTTTTATTTATTTTAAGTCAACTTAAAAAACTACCATTTAAAATATCTTTAAAAGGTAAAGTTAACTTTAATTACTTAAAAGAGCTTGTTGATTTAGCTGTTCCATCTGGACTGCAAGAGGGAGCTTTTAGTATTGTAAGACTTTTAAGTGTTATGATGGTTATGAAACTTGGAAGTTTAGCTTTCTCTGCTAATCAAATATCTGTAACCATTGAAAGCATCTCCTTTATGCCAGGTTGGGGATTTGCTATATCTGCAGTTTCCTTAGTTGGGCATAGTATTGGAGAAAAAGATTTAAAAGGAGCTAGAGAATATGCTAATACATCTCTACTTCTAGCTTGTATTGTCATGGGATTTTTCTCTCTAATATTTCTATTTTTCTCTGAAAATTTAGTTAGATTATTTATAAAAAGCGATGAGATTGAAGTTATCGCTCTTGGGGCTGCTTGTCTTATGATTGGATCTATTCAACAGATTCCTACAGCTATAGATATGGTACTTTCAGGTGCCCTTAAAGGAATGGGAGATACTAAAACTCCATTTAGAATAGTATTGTTTTGTAACTGGTGTATAAGATTACCTTTAATGTATTACTTTATATATTTAAAAAGAATGCCTGTTACATATTTCTGGTGGATCACATCATTACAATGGACTGTTGAAGCAGCAATATTTATTAAAATCTACCATGATAAATTTTATAAGAATCCATTAAAGAGTTAG
- the phnE gene encoding phosphonate ABC transporter, permease protein PhnE, with protein MKKNYFGKIKIKDHKNDKFLNKIMLGISILFLLSFFKLNLDFGRVARGLNKLGNILLEFGKPDTSVFKFVLIAVWESFEIAFMATLVGVVFSVPLAFLTASNTAPWKPLSLAIKSYISFIRAVPSLIWAVIFVSSVGLGPFSGILGLSVHTVAYLTKAYFQSIEDLGEESILAIKATGASWLNIMKAAILPNIKRVITGWTALRFESNMAQSSIIGVVGAGGIGYIISKFIKSYDFNAAGTALIVLMIISVSVERLGSLLKTYTERG; from the coding sequence ATGAAGAAAAACTATTTTGGAAAAATAAAAATAAAAGATCATAAAAATGATAAGTTTTTAAATAAAATTATGTTAGGAATTTCAATTTTGTTCCTTCTATCTTTTTTTAAGTTAAACTTAGATTTTGGAAGAGTTGCAAGAGGATTAAATAAATTGGGAAATATTCTTTTAGAGTTTGGAAAACCAGATACCTCTGTTTTTAAGTTTGTTTTAATCGCTGTTTGGGAATCTTTTGAAATTGCTTTTATGGCTACCTTAGTAGGAGTTGTTTTCTCTGTTCCTCTAGCTTTTTTAACAGCTTCAAATACAGCACCTTGGAAACCTTTATCTTTAGCTATAAAGTCATATATATCTTTTATTAGAGCGGTGCCCTCTTTAATCTGGGCTGTTATATTTGTATCATCTGTTGGTCTTGGACCTTTTTCTGGAATTTTAGGACTTTCTGTTCATACAGTGGCTTATCTCACTAAGGCATACTTTCAATCTATCGAAGATTTAGGAGAGGAAAGTATTTTAGCCATTAAAGCTACTGGTGCATCTTGGTTAAATATTATGAAAGCTGCAATACTTCCAAATATAAAAAGAGTTATTACTGGATGGACTGCACTGAGATTTGAATCTAATATGGCACAATCATCTATTATAGGAGTTGTTGGTGCTGGGGGAATAGGTTACATAATATCAAAATTTATAAAGTCTTATGATTTTAACGCTGCTGGAACCGCTTTAATTGTTTTAATGATTATATCAGTTTCTGTAGAGCGTTTAGGTTCACTACTAAAAACTTATACAGAGAGAGGTTAA
- a CDS encoding PhnD/SsuA/transferrin family substrate-binding protein has product MKTLNKLFTLGLLSSGLFITGCGKEETKEKKLVIAFGIDEDLESKVVAKDKFLKDLENAVGMKVEWFEPSSDMALTESLKAKKNRTDVAYTGAMPYFMAATKTQIEPLVSFAKDGKLENWGKFSYFLTRPDTNINEFSEKDLINPKSPYTFAYTKQSSGSTYLWPVNDLITSGIIKDSNDFTIKFKPYETGSTTNTVRALLDKDADIGVISSNSYVKNRKFFTEDNHKIIYKSSVIPDNLWLVQESMPQDLKEKLQNFFLNYNDKFFMENFYGKKNGEQHIKVTKENFKIIGQVMKNLNLTEIKED; this is encoded by the coding sequence TTGAAAACTTTAAATAAGTTATTTACATTGGGGTTACTTAGTTCTGGGCTTTTTATAACTGGATGTGGTAAAGAGGAAACAAAAGAGAAAAAACTTGTTATCGCCTTTGGAATTGATGAAGATTTAGAATCTAAGGTTGTGGCTAAAGATAAATTTTTAAAAGATCTTGAAAATGCTGTTGGAATGAAAGTTGAATGGTTTGAACCATCATCTGATATGGCTTTAACAGAATCTTTAAAAGCCAAGAAAAATAGAACTGATGTAGCATATACAGGAGCTATGCCATATTTTATGGCTGCTACTAAAACTCAGATTGAACCTTTAGTTTCTTTTGCTAAAGATGGAAAATTAGAAAATTGGGGGAAGTTTTCATATTTTTTAACTAGACCAGATACAAATATAAATGAGTTCAGTGAAAAAGATTTGATAAATCCAAAGAGTCCTTACACTTTTGCTTATACAAAACAATCTTCAGGTTCTACATATCTTTGGCCTGTAAATGATCTTATTACAAGTGGAATAATTAAAGATTCTAACGATTTTACCATTAAGTTTAAACCTTATGAAACTGGTTCTACAACAAATACTGTTAGAGCGCTTTTAGATAAAGATGCAGATATTGGAGTTATTTCATCTAACTCGTATGTTAAAAATAGAAAGTTTTTTACAGAGGATAATCACAAGATTATATATAAAAGTTCTGTTATCCCTGACAATCTTTGGTTAGTTCAAGAAAGTATGCCACAAGATTTAAAAGAAAAATTACAAAACTTTTTCTTAAACTATAATGATAAGTTCTTCATGGAAAATTTTTATGGAAAGAAAAATGGAGAACAACATATTAAGGTTACAAAAGAAAACTTTAAAATAATCGGACAAGTTATGAAAAATCTTAATTTAACAGAGATTAAAGAGGATTAA
- a CDS encoding MBL fold metallo-hydrolase, with the protein MKTIFLGTGSANGLPDVFCSCEYCNSLRKLKGKNIRKRSTFLLGDKILLDFSPDIRTQILENGIDFSRIKGVLLSHTHNDHLDIQELIKIKNPMNIYVNSSSEVWLKEQIKTAIKPKHQKNLQEKIGHLNIIPMSYYTPFTIEDFEIIPIEAKHTGLNGNEQGTNFIIKHEKFTRLHASDTGIYSLETFEFLKNFKFDDIVIECTFLDFQKDNSDHLDIFTLNMVLNRLKDFNCIDSKTPITVTHFGHDPKKTHEEIEKLMKSLNFNISVAYDGLSIK; encoded by the coding sequence ATGAAAACTATTTTTTTAGGAACGGGGTCTGCAAATGGACTTCCTGATGTATTTTGTTCATGTGAGTATTGTAATTCTTTAAGAAAACTTAAAGGAAAAAATATTCGTAAAAGGTCAACTTTTTTATTGGGGGATAAAATACTATTAGACTTTTCACCAGATATTAGAACCCAGATTTTAGAAAATGGTATAGATTTTAGTAGAATCAAAGGTGTTCTTCTATCTCATACTCACAATGATCATTTAGATATACAAGAACTTATAAAAATTAAAAATCCTATGAATATATATGTTAATAGTTCATCTGAAGTGTGGCTAAAAGAACAGATTAAAACAGCAATAAAACCTAAGCATCAAAAAAATCTTCAGGAAAAAATAGGTCATCTTAATATAATTCCTATGAGTTATTATACTCCTTTTACTATTGAAGATTTTGAAATTATACCTATTGAAGCAAAACATACAGGTTTAAATGGTAATGAGCAAGGTACAAACTTTATAATAAAACATGAAAAATTTACTAGATTGCATGCTTCTGATACTGGCATCTACTCTTTAGAAACATTTGAATTTTTGAAAAATTTTAAATTTGATGATATTGTTATTGAATGTACTTTTTTAGATTTTCAAAAGGATAACTCAGACCATCTTGATATTTTCACACTAAATATGGTTTTGAATAGATTGAAAGATTTTAACTGTATCGATTCTAAGACTCCAATAACTGTTACACACTTTGGTCATGATCCTAAAAAAACTCACGAAGAGATTGAGAAACTTATGAAATCTTTAAATTTTAATATCTCTGTTGCATATGATGGATTGTCCATTAAGTAA
- a CDS encoding NlpC/P60 family protein: MGKRLIKLFTFFILAFSFITSEVHALSFTKPKVVEKIEVDEEILNQKKEYIKSSKITDFYSSWRGTRYRYGGTTKKGVDCSALMQHLYKEQFDVELPRTTLTQVKIGEQVVGNRENWKVGDLIFFKMNSRIKHVGVYIGNNKFVHAGRSTGVTISEYDSYWAKRFWQTRRVI; encoded by the coding sequence ATGGGGAAAAGATTAATAAAATTGTTTACCTTTTTCATACTTGCCTTTAGTTTTATAACATCAGAGGTTCATGCATTAAGTTTTACTAAACCAAAGGTCGTAGAAAAAATTGAAGTGGATGAGGAGATTTTAAATCAGAAAAAAGAATATATAAAAAGTAGTAAAATAACTGATTTCTATTCAAGTTGGCGTGGGACTAGGTATCGTTATGGAGGAACAACAAAAAAGGGAGTTGATTGTTCAGCACTTATGCAGCATCTGTATAAAGAGCAATTTGATGTAGAGCTTCCTAGAACAACACTTACTCAGGTTAAGATTGGTGAGCAAGTTGTTGGAAATAGAGAAAATTGGAAAGTAGGAGATCTTATTTTCTTTAAAATGAATAGTAGAATAAAACACGTAGGTGTATATATAGGAAATAATAAATTTGTTCATGCAGGAAGAAGTACAGGAGTTACAATATCTGAGTATGATAGCTACTGGGCTAAAAGATTCTGGCAAACAAGAAGAGTAATATAA
- a CDS encoding transposase, with protein sequence MSNFVVEFKLKTEIYQEDILEKRFEIARKIYNALVTKIAKRYHEFIKTKRYRKVQIVLTQCKNIKNEELKKQSLKELNLLYKEYGFSEYKFHADVKEFQHHFKKNLDSFTAQKLATNLWKSYEKFIFGNGNKIHYKKFDSMFSIEGKSNKTGIRFLDNNLIWLGLKVPVVINKNNQYEVESLKNPISYCRIIRKFVRNKYKYYLQIIFKGVPPAKINLKTGEIKNPIGEGRVGLDIGTQTLAISSEKEVKILEIADRVNNIEHMKKNILRKLDRSRRASNKDNFNLNGTIKKQGNKRVLWIKSNRYVALQKKLKELYRKQADVRKYQHEKLANEIISLGDDFFVEKMSFSGLQRRAKRTEVNEQGKFKRKKRFGKSLGNKAPSMFLNILERKLLSWNLSLKKIDTWSVKASQYNHIDDSYKKKKLSARWNIIEGERVQRDMYSAFLIMNVNEDLKSIDKKRCEETYKNFLKLHNEEIKRLIGNKNLSSIGI encoded by the coding sequence GTGAGTAATTTTGTTGTTGAATTTAAACTTAAAACAGAAATTTATCAAGAAGATATTTTAGAAAAAAGATTTGAAATAGCTAGAAAAATATATAATGCTTTAGTAACTAAAATTGCAAAACGTTATCACGAATTCATTAAAACTAAGAGATATAGAAAAGTTCAAATAGTTCTAACTCAATGTAAAAATATAAAAAATGAAGAGTTGAAAAAACAATCTTTAAAAGAGTTGAACCTTCTATATAAAGAATATGGATTTTCTGAATATAAGTTTCATGCTGATGTAAAAGAGTTTCAACATCATTTTAAAAAAAATTTAGATAGCTTTACTGCTCAAAAATTAGCTACAAACTTATGGAAAAGTTATGAAAAATTTATTTTTGGAAATGGAAATAAGATTCACTATAAAAAATTTGATTCTATGTTTTCTATTGAAGGGAAATCTAATAAAACAGGAATTAGATTTTTAGATAATAATTTAATATGGCTTGGTCTTAAAGTGCCAGTAGTAATAAATAAAAATAATCAATATGAGGTAGAGTCTTTAAAAAATCCTATTAGTTATTGTAGAATAATTAGAAAATTTGTAAGGAACAAGTATAAATATTATCTTCAAATAATTTTTAAAGGTGTGCCACCAGCTAAGATTAATCTAAAAACTGGAGAGATAAAGAATCCTATTGGTGAGGGTAGAGTAGGATTAGATATAGGAACACAAACACTTGCTATATCAAGCGAAAAAGAAGTAAAAATTTTAGAAATAGCAGATAGAGTTAATAATATTGAACACATGAAAAAAAATATTTTAAGAAAGCTAGATAGATCAAGAAGAGCAAGTAATAAAGATAATTTTAATCTTAATGGGACAATAAAAAAACAGGGAAACAAAAGGGTTCTTTGGATTAAATCTAATAGATATGTAGCACTTCAGAAAAAATTGAAAGAGCTATATAGAAAACAAGCAGATGTGAGAAAATACCAACATGAAAAATTAGCTAATGAGATAATCTCTTTAGGAGATGATTTTTTTGTAGAAAAAATGAGTTTTTCAGGACTACAGAGAAGAGCAAAAAGAACTGAGGTAAATGAACAAGGGAAATTTAAAAGAAAAAAAAGATTCGGAAAGTCCTTAGGAAATAAGGCTCCAAGTATGTTTTTGAATATCTTAGAGAGAAAACTTTTGTCATGGAATCTGAGTTTAAAAAAAATAGATACATGGAGTGTAAAAGCCAGTCAGTATAATCATATAGATGATAGTTATAAAAAGAAAAAATTAAGTGCTAGATGGAATATAATAGAAGGAGAAAGAGTACAAAGAGATATGTATTCAGCATTTTTAATTATGAATGTGAATGAAGATTTAAAATCAATAGATAAAAAAAGATGTGAAGAAACATACAAGAATTTTTTAAAATTGCACAATGAAGAGATAAAAAGGTTAATAGGTAATAAAAATTTAAGTAGTATAGGTATATAA
- the phnE gene encoding phosphonate ABC transporter, permease protein PhnE has product MKYTVKMFNKNDIFTLGVISIIYLFIAYRLDFSFLSFLVELPSAVSFITEEMLPVNWKSYNNYMTPLLDTFCVAIVSLIFSSTISFFLGFLCSEKTMHFKPIRNFVKSFATVLRNIPNIIWALMFVPAFGVGITTGIIALTVGNIGDMTRFYYETIDEVDLELLSSLKATGMSHLQVIRFGAIPQAIPGFISWTIYSLESNIRSSAVIGLVGAGGIGMYISNNLSLMKYNTAAMGILLIVVCAIATEIISNILRKRII; this is encoded by the coding sequence ATGAAATATACGGTAAAAATGTTTAATAAAAACGATATCTTTACTTTAGGAGTTATCTCCATTATCTACCTTTTCATAGCTTATAGATTGGATTTTTCTTTTTTATCTTTCTTAGTTGAACTTCCATCTGCAGTTTCATTTATAACTGAGGAGATGTTACCTGTAAATTGGAAAAGTTATAATAACTATATGACACCTTTACTTGATACATTTTGTGTAGCTATAGTTTCATTAATTTTTTCCTCTACTATCTCATTTTTTCTAGGTTTTCTATGCTCAGAAAAGACTATGCATTTTAAACCAATTAGAAATTTTGTTAAAAGTTTTGCCACAGTTTTAAGAAATATTCCTAATATAATCTGGGCACTAATGTTTGTTCCTGCTTTTGGTGTTGGCATAACAACTGGAATCATAGCTTTAACTGTTGGAAACATTGGAGACATGACTCGTTTTTATTATGAAACTATCGATGAAGTTGATTTAGAGCTACTTAGTTCTTTAAAAGCTACTGGAATGTCTCATCTACAAGTTATAAGATTTGGAGCTATTCCTCAAGCTATTCCTGGATTTATCTCTTGGACTATCTACTCTTTAGAGAGCAATATTCGTTCCTCTGCTGTAATAGGTTTAGTTGGGGCTGGAGGAATTGGAATGTACATAAGTAATAACCTGAGTCTTATGAAATACAACACTGCTGCTATGGGTATTCTTTTAATTGTTGTTTGTGCCATTGCAACCGAAATCATCTCTAATATTTTAAGAAAGAGGATTATTTAA
- the phnC gene encoding phosphonate ABC transporter ATP-binding protein: MNTIITIKDGVKSYNNSFLALNNINLSIKKGEFVAIIGSSGAGKSTLLRSINAMNPLSSGSVIFNGEDICKVSGGKLRKVRREIGMIFQHYNLIERLSVVQNVLHGRLGYMSDFKGFFELYSENDKTKALNILKRLGLEEHCYKKASELSGGQKQRVGISRALAQNPKLILADEPIASLDPKSSEIVMETLKNICLEDNITCIVNLHQVEFAKNYATRIIGMKNGVIVFDNTPENLTEEIINEIYGKNV; this comes from the coding sequence ATGAACACTATTATAACTATAAAAGATGGAGTTAAAAGCTATAACAATAGTTTTTTAGCTCTAAATAATATTAACTTATCTATAAAAAAAGGGGAATTTGTAGCTATTATAGGTTCTTCTGGAGCTGGCAAATCTACATTACTAAGATCTATTAACGCTATGAATCCACTTAGTAGTGGAAGTGTTATTTTTAACGGAGAAGATATTTGTAAAGTTTCTGGTGGAAAACTAAGAAAAGTGAGAAGAGAGATTGGAATGATTTTCCAACACTATAATCTTATTGAAAGGTTATCTGTTGTTCAAAATGTTCTTCACGGAAGACTTGGTTATATGTCTGACTTTAAAGGTTTCTTTGAACTTTATTCTGAAAATGATAAAACAAAAGCTTTAAATATTCTTAAAAGATTAGGACTTGAAGAACACTGTTATAAAAAAGCTTCTGAACTAAGCGGAGGACAAAAGCAAAGAGTTGGAATATCTAGAGCTCTTGCACAAAATCCAAAACTAATTTTAGCTGATGAGCCTATTGCAAGTTTAGATCCAAAATCTTCTGAAATTGTTATGGAAACCCTAAAAAACATCTGTCTTGAGGATAATATAACTTGTATTGTAAATCTTCATCAAGTTGAGTTTGCTAAAAATTACGCCACTAGAATTATTGGAATGAAAAATGGAGTTATAGTATTTGACAATACTCCTGAAAATTTAACAGAGGAGATTATAAATGAAATATACGGTAAAAATGTTTAA
- a CDS encoding FMN-binding protein, translated as MKKMLILIGALCITSLGFAKMNDGVYKSEAKDFDKRGWKVFLDLTVKEGKIESANFDYINKDGKLKSEDVEYNKKYKEISKIDVPELKEIFSEELVQTQNPDEIDNVAGATESLVQFKLLSKEAIIASESGVKEPVRIDL; from the coding sequence ATGAAAAAGATGTTAATTTTAATTGGAGCTCTATGTATAACATCATTGGGATTTGCTAAGATGAATGATGGAGTGTATAAAAGTGAAGCAAAAGATTTTGATAAAAGAGGTTGGAAAGTATTTTTGGATCTTACAGTGAAAGAGGGAAAAATTGAATCTGCAAATTTTGATTACATCAATAAAGATGGAAAATTAAAAAGTGAAGATGTAGAGTATAATAAAAAATATAAAGAGATTAGTAAAATAGATGTACCAGAGCTTAAAGAGATTTTCTCTGAAGAGTTAGTACAAACACAAAATCCAGATGAAATAGATAATGTTGCTGGAGCAACAGAATCGTTAGTACAGTTTAAGCTACTTTCAAAAGAGGCGATTATAGCATCTGAGTCTGGAGTTAAGGAACCTGTAAGAATAGATTTATAG